The following are encoded together in the Phoenix dactylifera cultivar Barhee BC4 unplaced genomic scaffold, palm_55x_up_171113_PBpolish2nd_filt_p 000144F, whole genome shotgun sequence genome:
- the LOC103714804 gene encoding uncharacterized protein LOC103714804 codes for MLFYIFDTTRAIEYKASNNATAFWPLLRSPPRRVLNTRSPTTVGTPGGTIFDDKLGVDYSKRVLADASAFVWTTFQQSSEADRKNVQLITLSIENLNRDDVVALTSNNMIQYNAKFIADGNVDDLNRGFEGVLYHEVTHVWQWNGNNAAPGWLIEGIADFVRLKAGYVPSHWAKPGDGNSWTEGYSVTARFLDYCNGLKGGFVTQLNAKMRDGYSDDFFVELLGKPVDQLWNDYKAQYGS; via the exons ATGCTGTTCTACATCTTCGACACCACTAGGGCAATTGAATACAAAGCAAGCAACAATGCTACTG CCTTCTGGCCTCTGCTGCGTTCACCGCCGCGGAGGGTGTTGAATACGAGGTCACCAACAACCGTCGGCACCCCCGGCGGCACCATCTTCGACGATAAGCTTGGGGTGGACTACAGCAAGCGAGTTCTGGCCGATGCCTCCGCCTTCGTGTGGACGACCTTCCAACAGTCCTCTGAAGCAGACCGGAAGAATGTGCAGCTCATAACTCTCAGCATCGAGAACTTAAACCGAGACGACGTCGTCGCGTTGACGAGCAACAACATGATCCAGTACAACGCCAAGTTCATCGCCGACGGGAATGTCGACGACCTGAACAGAGGCTTCGAAGGCGTCCTTTATCACGAGGTGACCCACGTTTGGCAGTGGAACGGGAACAACGCAGCCCCGGGATGGCTGATAGAAGGCATCGCAGACTTTGTCAGGTTGAAGGCCGGGTATGTGCCGAGCCACTGGGCGAAGCCCGGCGACGGGAATAGTTGGACGGAGGGCTATTCCGTGACTGCTCGATTCCTCGACTACTGCAACGGTCTTAAGGGTGGTTTTGTGACCCAACTCAATGCCAAGATGAGGGATGGGTATAGTGATGACTTCTTTGTGGAGCTTCTCGGCAAGCCGGTGGATCAGCTTTGGAACGACTACAAGGCCCAGTATGGAAGCTGA